GCATAATACTCAAAAATAATCTTATCGAGGGGTGCATGATATTTTAAAAAATCATCCAGTCGTTCGGACACGTCAAAAACCACCATGACAACAGTAAATATGGCCATAGTGAATAAAAAAGTACTTAGATACTTTTTGATAATGTAACGATCGATTAACGACAGCATTTTTTTTACTTGAGCTATTTAGTTCTACAAACGTTGATCCAATATTTTTACCATTTTGTTTTTCCAATCGTAGAAAGTTCCATCAATGATTCGCTCCCTAGCCTGATTAACCAACCAAAGGTAAAAATGTAAATTATGTAAAGAAGCAATTTGTGCCCCAAGAATTTCTTGTGATTTAATCAAATGCCTTAGATAGGCTTTCGAATAAAAGTGATCTGCATGCAGATCACTTTCCGCCTCTATTGGTGAAAAATCATCTTTCCACTTTTCATTTTTGATATTGATAATACCATTTTGTGTGAATAGCATACCATTTCTAGCATTACGGGTTGGCATAACGCAATCGAACATATCCACCCCTAAGGCAATATTTTCAAGAATATTTACCGGTGTTCCCACCCCCATAAGATAACGTGGTTTGTCATGCGGTAAGATGTCACAGACAACTTCGGTCATAGCATACATTTCTTCCGCAGGCTCGCCTACCGATAATCCACCTATCGCATTCCCTTCACGGTTAAACGAAGCAATAGTCTCCGCAGATTTTATTCTTAAATCTTTGTAAACAGATCCTTGAACAATTGGAAACAAAGTCTGATCATACCCATAAAGCGGATCAGTGCTATCAAAACGATCCACACAGCGTTTCAGCCAACGATGGGTCATATCCAAAGAACGACGTGCATACCCATAATCACATGGATAAGGCGTACACTCATCAAATGCCATAATGATGTCTGCACCGATAATACGCTGCGTATCCATGACATTTTCTGGTGTAAATAGATGTTTTGATCCATCGATATGGGAACGAAAGGTAACCCCTTCTTCTTTGATCTTACGTACTTCGGTCAACGAATACACTTGATAACCACCAGAATCTGTTAAAATAGGTCGATCCCAACCATTGAATTTATGCAATCCGCCGGCTTTATTCAACACATTCAACCCTGGACGTAAATAGAGGTGGTACGTATTACCCAGAATAATCTGCGCTTCAATATCGTTCTTCAATTCATGTTGATGAATTGCTTTCACTGTACCTGCCGTACCAACAGGCATAAAAATAGGTGTTTGAATGGGACCGTGTGCAGTTTCGACAACACCTGCACGTGCTTTTGACAACTTATCTTGTGCTTGTAGCGTAAATTTCATTAATATTTTTCCTCTGAGACTATTTCTATTTTAAAGAATGATTTGCCATGGAAATGGCGATATCGGCATTTGGAGTAAAAAATTAAAAACTCATTTTCAACTAGTTGCAACTTAAAAAGTCGCTATAGCTTTCCTAATTTCCACCCAAGCTCGGATTCATCCCTAGAATACGTTGCAAAAATACTATAAAAAGATTTGCAAACAGGATGTTTCAAAAATAAATTATCATTTTTCCCCTATAAAAAAGTTGCGGAAAGCACTTATCTTTGTGAGCTATGCTTGACCTTCACGTATTTTTGGCCAATCTTCCATATATTGCTTTCGGAGTATTGGGTCTTTTCCTATTGATACAATTGTACTACATCTTATTTGTATATAGTAAATTGAGTAATTATCAAATTGAACCTGTACAAGAAGGAACCGAATTCCCACCGCTATCCGTTATTATTTGTGCGCACAATGAACAGGATAATATTCCTGAATTCCTTCCGACTATACTGAATCAAGACTATCCCAATTTTGAAGTAATTGTTGTCAATGACTTCTCGACAGACAATACGCCTTGGATATTGCATGATTTCGAAGCAAAATATCCCCATTTAAAAATTGTGGATATCAAAGAGCATATTCGCTTGAAACATGGTAAAAAGTTTGCTGTCAGTATGGGGATCAAAGCATCAAAGCACCAGACACTGGTGTTTACCGATGCGGATTGTGCGCCACAATCTGATCAATGGCTCAAAGAAATTGCAGCAGCTTTCAGACCAGAAACAGAAATTGTACTAGGCTATTCTCCTTATTTTAAGAAAAAGAGCTTGCTAAATCTATTGATTCGATTTGAAACCAGCCATACGGCCATGAGTTATTTCTCCTATGCACTAAAGGGAGATGCCTATATGGGAGTAGGGCGTAACATGGCTTACCAAAAAGACCTTTTCTTTCGCAACAAAGGATTTGCAGCCCATATGCATATTAAATCGGGCGATGATGATCTTTTTGTCAACCAAAATGCAAATCCGACCAACGTTAATATTGCACTGGCAGCCGAATCTATTGTCTATTCAGAACCCAAAGCGACCTGGAGGAGCTATTACAAGCAAAAAGCAAGACACTCAGGAGCCTCTACTATTTACAAAAAGCGACATCAGCGCATGCTGGGCACCCAGCTGGTATCGGCAGTATTCTTTTACATAGCACTTATCGCAACAGCGATTGCCTTTCCAATGTACTGGTATGTTCCTGTTACAGCCTACCTCCTAAGGCTGATTGCACAATGGATAATATTTGCCAACATCTATAAAAAACTAGAAGTAAAGGAACTGATTTGGTGGCTGCCTTTGGTAGACTTCATCTACTATTTCTATATTTGCATCAATGGCATCTTCAGCAGAAAAAAGAAAAAAATAAGCTGGAAATAATTCACTTTTAAAATACGAAGCTTTGAATCCAACAGTTGATATCATCTATAACTATTTTCCAAAATTAACGGATATTCAAAAAGAACAGTTTGCAAAACTTGCCGACCTCTATACATTTTGGAATAGCCAAATCAATGTTATTTCACGTAAAGACATTGATAGCCTCTACCTGCACCATGTGTTACACTCGCTAGGGATCGCTAAATTTGTCCAAGAGCTCACGCCAGGAACACAAATTTTGGATGTGGGAACCGGAGGAGGCTTTCCAGGTATCCCAATGGCCATTATGTTTCCTGAAGTCAAATTCCATTTGGTCGATTCTATCGGCAAAAAAATTAAGGTCGTACGTGAAGTTGCAGCTGGACTCGGTCTCCAGAATGTTGAAGCAGATCATATTCGCGCAGAACAACTCGACGACAAATATGATTTTGTCATATCACGTGCGGTGACAAGACTTGGAGAATTTACGCCTTGGATACAGAATAAATTCGCAAAAAAAGATAAAAACGGGATCCCTAATGGAATTCTTTACTTAAAAGGCGGAGATCTCACCGAAGAGATCAAAGAATCTAAACTCAAAGCAGAATTACACCCACTTTCAGATTACTTTAAAGAAGATTTCTTTGATACAAAATATCTGGTATATGTACCGATGTAATTAAAGTTTGGCATTACCCATAGGAAACTGAAGTCGCCTATGGATAATGTCTACAGAATCGAGGTAGTTCGTTAAACACTTATGGATATAAGCGATCTTCTCATAACGATCATTCTCACGAAGCCACTTTAAGGAAGGCTCATAGTATATCCTAAATTTCCGCAAAGAATCTCCCGATAGCTTGCTGTATTCCCCAGTCAAAGGATACCATTCCTCGCGAATCAGATCCTGTTGGTACTCTTTTTCAAACTGACGTTGAAGTTTTCTCGAATTTCGTCCTTTTCGACTGAATTTATTGTAAAGCTTGTTCAGATTGACAGCAATTCCACCCTGATGAGGCAAGGTCACCATATTTTTCGTATCACCCCAGAAAAAGATCGACTTATACTCCTCCTTTTTTTCTTCCCATTTATCCGCTGCTGATTTACGTTTGATCGAAACAGTATCCAAACGTAAAGTATCGTTTGGACTTCCTTTTTTCCCAATGGTATCCTGATGATAAAATTCCGATGGATAGGCAAAAAGTCCCTGCCGATAAAATGAAAAGTAGACACAGAAAAACAATAAAGATAGAAATCCGATACGTACCATATTTATATTTGATAAACCAAAATAACCAACTATAAATAAAATTAAAAAGTATTTAACTATCTTTAACTTAAGGAACTAAAGACCTAATTCCTTTTTAATTTCTAGGCCAATTAGATTGCCTTCTTCATCCATACCGAACATAGGAAGCTCCGTTTCTGGATTCAGTTTCAGCCAGTTTGTATCATTGTCTTTAATAATCTTTACGTATTCCACGCCATCCTTAAAAATAACATACGTATCTTCTTCCTCAGGGAAAACAGAATAAACTATATCCCCCAATTCGATATCAAAAGGTTCTTTCATTTCCATAGTTAAAATATCATTAATCGCTCAAAGTTACCAATTCCTCTTCTTTCTTTCCAAAATTGACCAATATTTCATCCCACGCGATCTCAAATAAGCTCAGGAAAATTGCATTCATTCCATACCAATCCGCGGGTATTCCAGCAAGCACGTGATCTCCTCCGATTAACAACTTCGCAATTCCACTAAAAATACAACAAGCCTGAGCAATTCTAACAAAAAGTACAACAGCTAGTTATATTTTTCATATATTTAGATAAACCCAATTATGAAACTAATTTATCCCATAGCTTTGACGAAAATCAAGGGGATTGGCCCTAAAACAGCGCGTCACATCATTGACCAAGGTCACGATTTAGCGGACTTATTTGCGTACTCAAAAAAAGATTTGATGCAAATTCTTGGGATACGTGAGCCAATCGCCGAAGCAATATACAATAAAAGCTATATGCCCGCCTGTGAAAAAGAACTCGCTTTTATCGAAAAACATCAGATACAAGCGTTATGGCTGGAAGACGAAAATTACCCCGATAGGCTGCGGCAATGTGAAGACGCTCCGCTTGTTGTCTATTATAAAGGGAATCAACCACTCAACAGCGCAAAAGTTATTAGTATCGTCGGCACTAGACATTCAACCTATTATGGCCAGAAAATATGCGAAGATTTGCTAGATGCCATGAATTGTACCAAAGACACCCTAATCGTTAGTGGTCTTGCTTATGGTATTGACGCATTAGCACATCGCAACGCCCTAAAAAATAATATTCCCACTGTTGCTGTATTAGGGCATGGTCTCGATCGAATTTACCCTGCATCTCATCGCGAACTTGCCACAAAAATGCTAGACCAAGGCGGTTTATTGACAGAATTTACATCCAACACATTACCTGAGCGCAGTAATTTTCCTATGCGCAATCGCATCATAGCCGGTATGGCAGATGTCACCATTGTCGTCGAGGCGGCCATTAAAGGTGGTGCTTTAATTACTGCAGAAATAGCCAACAGCTACAACCGTGATGTATGTGCCTTCCCTGGCTCCATTTTTGAAAAAAGTTCTGAAGGCACAAACTACCTCATCAAAACCAACCGTGCTCATATGATTAGAGGTCTTCAGGATCTCGAATACCTCATGAATTGGGAAATCAGCACAAAAGCCGTTGACCAACAGCTTAGCCTTCCTTTGACACTGACAAAAGACCAACAACTCCTTTTTACACTCATTCAGCAAAAAGGACAATTAGAAATAGACCACATGATTGACCTCACAAAATGGCCACAAAGTAAATTGGCCTTAATCCTATTGGAACTTGAAATGCAGTCACTCATTCACGCCCTACCTGGAAAACGTTATAAAACTACCGGACAGACGGAAATTCAAAAAAACTAGCTCATTTCATAGCATGCACCAGCGCCGAAATGTTATTCGGAGCACAATAAAAATTCACCATTATACCCAACCAAAAACCAAGAATTAATGAACGAAAACAATACAAAAAGTATCTGGAAAGTCATCGGAGCTTCCTCCATGGGAACACTAATCGAATGGTATGACTTTTTCATTTTTGGCAGCCTATCCATTGTCATTTCCACCAAATTCTTTCCTGCAGAAAATCCAACAGCGGCTTTTCTTTCAACCCTAGCCACATTTGCCGCTGGATTTGTTGTCCGACCATTTGGCGCCCTATTTTTTGGCCGACTAGGTGATATTATCGGTCGAAAATATACGTTTATGGTTACTTTAATGCTCATGGGCGGAGCAACATTTCTCATAGGTTGTATCCCCAGCTATGAGAGTATTGGGTTTTGGGCACCGCTGCTCGTGTTGATCCTTCGTCTCTTGCAAGGTCTTGCTCTAGGAGGAGAATATGGAGGTGCAGCAACTTACGTCGCCGAACATGCCCCATTGGGCCAGCGGGGTTATTGGACATCATGGATACAAACAACAGCTACCTTTGGCCTTTTCATATCACTCGTTGTCATCCTCCTGACCAAAGGCTTTCTCAGCGAATCACAATTTGATTCTTGGGGATGGCGGGTTCCCTTCCTCCTATCTTTAGTCATGGTATACGTTTCCTATCTTATTCGTAAGAAGATGAAGGAATCACCCGAATTTAGCAAGGCCAAAGCGGAAGGAAAAACAAGTACAAATCCGCTAAAAGAAAGCTTTGGTAACCGATACAACCTCAAATTTGTACTGCTCGCACTTTTTGGTGCAGCCATGGGACAGGGCGTTGTTTGGTACACGGGACAGTTTTACTCGATGAGTTTCATGAAGACGGTCATGCACCTTCAATCTGACCAGGCCGATACAATCCTCGGCATCGCACTACTGTTGGGAACTCCATTTTTTGTCGTATTTGGGTGGCTTAGTGACAAAGTTGGACGAAAATGGATCATGCTCGGTGGGATGTTACTTGCCGTATTGACTTACCGCCCGATTTACGAATCCATGTACCAACTTTCTAATGCAGAACAGAAAGTCAAGGTGAACGAAACAACGGAGGTCCCCCTTGGACCGCAATCAACAGAAGTCATTTCGATCATCAAGACTCAATATGAGGACCAGACCGAAGTTACTAGAGCCAGCATGATACATCAGTCAGGAAAACTCAAAGGACAGCCAATGACCAAAACCACAGTCCATCTTGCAGGCAAGAACTATATGCTGCTCGTCCTGCTGATCTTTATACAAGTGATTTATATTACAATGGTGTACGGGCCCATCGCGGCATTTCTTGTTGAACTATTCCCTGTAAAGATCCGGTACACATCCATGTCCTTACCCTATCATGTTGGAAATGGAATATTCGGCGGCCTCCTTCCTGCGGTATCGACATACTTAACAACAAATGCTGAAGCATCCAATACCCCGCAATTCTATCTTGCAGGTTTGTGGTACCCTATTATCATTGCCATTGTATGTTTTATCATTGGTAGTATTTATATCAACAACAAATCAACTCCCGCAACACATGAATAATCTCAAAAAATTCCTCGGCATACTTTGGATCGTTTTAGCATTGTTTACCGCTTATTTCTCCATTTTTGAACTGGCCCTGCCAAAGATTTCAACGGGACATCAGGAAGATCTCGTTTTCGGAATCATTATCCTGTGCATCTTAACTCCCATAATCTCCATTGGACTCGGCTTATTTGGCTATTATTCCCTATTGGGCGAATACAATCAAGAAAAAATGTAGTCCAAAAAATGAGATCGACTTTGAATAAGGGAAATTAGACTATATAAGCCTATTCAAAGTCGATCTCATATACGCCAGATTATACTACTTCCGACGTTTCCAAAAGAACAATTACAGCCAGTGGACTTCGCCAAGCACTTATTTTACGCCATTGTTAGCGGATTTACACAGATACCAGCTATTTTCCACCATAAAATAAAGCTAAGAGCAGCTACTAAATACAATTTATTGCAATGATAATCAGCAGCATAAGATAAAATAGCATTTTTTCTTTCCTAAAACTGTTTTTTTTTCTACTTTTGTGGCGGGTAAGTCTTCTACGACCAGCTCCCATTGACTCCCCCAGGTTGGGAACAAAGCAAGGGTATTTGGTTGAGCGGTGCGATAGGAGTAGCTTACCCTTTTTTTATGCCCATTTTTTTTGACTAATCCTCCGGTCCAAAATTCAATTCTAACCTAATAATCAGCTAAATACCTTATATATCCCAATTGTTACCCGCATTTCCCCTATTTATAGAAGCCCTGTTACACAAGGAGTTTTAATCGCTTGGCATGTACATTCAACACAATTATAATTGTATATAAAAGCAAATTTATATAAGTTTGTAATCGAATAAGAACTATCGTATGAGTTGGTTTAAAAGAGAAAAAGCTGGTATTAGCACAGCTACCGCTAATAAAAAAGAAGCACCTGATGGTATGTGGAACAAATGTCCCACATGTAAAAAACCATTGTTGCATCTTGAACAAGTAGAAAACGACTATGTTTGTCAATATTGTGGGCACCACTTAAGAATTGGCTCCAAAGAATATTTTTCAATTTTATTTGACAATAACGAATTTACAGAACTATTTCCTAATCTAAATTCTGGTGATCCATTAGAATTTTTCGATTCAAAGCCATACCCTGAACGTTTAAAGGAAAGTCAAGCCAAAACAGGCCTGAAAGATGCTTTACGTTCTGGCCATGGAAAAATGAATGGTCAAGACATCGTTATTGCTTGTATGGACTTTAGTTTCATCGGCGGATCAATGGGATCTGTCGTTGGTGAAAAAATCGCGCGTTCGATAGATTACTGTATTGAGCATAAAATTCCATTTATGCTAATCTCCAAATCAGGAGGTGCACGTATGATGGAAGCCGCATTTTCATTGATGCAAATGGCTAAAACTTCGGCTAAATTAGCGTTATTGGCAAAGGCAGGACTTCCTTACGTTTGTTTATTGACTGACCCTACGACAGGAGGAGTTACAGCATCTTACGCGATGTTAGGTGATGTAAATATCGCAGAACCGGGAGCATTAATCGGATTTGCAGGACCACGTGTCATTAAAGAAACAATCAAAAAGGATCTTCCAAAAGGATTCCAGACTTCAGAATTTGTTCTTGAGCATGGATTTTTGGATTTCATTGTCGACCGTAGACAGTTAAAAAACAAAGTAGCTACTTATCTTAAATTAGTGGGATAATCATCCTCAAAATAAAAAAGAAAGCGGTGCCAAGAATATTCTTGGCACCGCTTTCTTTTTTGAAAGTGTCTATTTTATCGGCTAGAAAGCATCTTCAATTCAGCTCATAATTGTTGTGCCTATGACCTTATGAGGCTTTTATGGCAGGGTTGAATAGGCCATCTTTTTAAAGATATCGCCAAAAAGCCCATATTTTTCTTTTGGACAAATAATCTGTTTCGCCCTCCCTGTCATACGCTTCCCGCTCAAAAGAAATACGCCGGTAGGCTTTATCAAAATCTCTAAATTGAATAAAATGAACGACAAATTCTATGAGATACCATACATAGAAAAAGAGAATACCTAATTCAAGCGCCTGTCGCAAATGTATACGCTCATGACGAATCAAGTCGTCCTGCTGTTTAAAAAAGGTATTTTTCAGAAAGATAAAAGGATAAATAGTAATTGCATTGGCTTTTCCAAAAGAGAAGAAATTCGTCCAAAATTTGCTAACTATAATCATATATGATGTTTAGACCGTTTTCAAACTAGTCAAACTTAGAAAAATTTCCCTTTATACACAATTATTATTGGCTTCTCATGAATTGTACGATATCCCTCTCGGTCAGTCCCTAATCAGATAAGAGATCGCAAAAATTTCTTTTTGAATTGGAATTTTTATTAAGTTTGCTATAGATTAATCGTGAAGATATGCCGTACAAAGAGCGTGAAATAAATAAATTGTATTATACAATGGGAGAAGTTACAGAAATGTTTGATGTAAATGCGTCCCAAATACGTTTTTATGAGCGTGAATTTGACATTCTACAACCTAAGAAAAATAAAAAAGGCAATCGCTTATTTACGCAAGAAGATATTGCCAATTTAAAGATCATCTTCAATTTGGTTAAAGATAAAGGTTATACCCTACAGGGTGCACGTGATTACCTGCGTGACAACAAATCTGAGGCAAAAGAAAATCAACGTGTTGTAGATTCATTGGAGCGCTTGAAGAACTTTCTTCTTGAAGTTCGTGATTCACTATAGTACCTGAGAAACTTCTTTTAAAACTCCCGCCATAGGAAACTTTCCATCGTTTTCACCAACTTCTTCCCGTCTATCCGAGAGGGAAATTCTTTCGATTTATAGAAGAAATAAGATAACGAGCTGACACATTTTACAGCTGAAAATCATATATTTGTTTTACATCAGTAATAGTGTTATTTTATAATATATAGCCATGAAAATTGTGCTAAAAAGAATATATGATGCAGCTTCCCCTAGTGATGGGTATCGTGTACTCATCGATAGACTTTGGCCTCGTGGAATAACAAAGGAAAAGGCTCATTTGTCTGAATGGAATAAGAATCTTGCCCCTTCAAAAGAACTTCGGATCTGGTATCACCACAATCCAGCTTTGTGGGATGACTTCTCGGAAAAATATCGAACAGAACTAAAGCATAACAACTATTGCAAGGAATTTCTTGACCACAACAAGCAACAAGAAATCATTACGTTATTATATGCCGCCCATGACACCTTGCATACCCACGCCCTGATCTTACAGACCTATTTACAGGACCTTTATCAACAATATATCAGCAACAACAGATAATAGTACAACGACCATGCAGACAGCATCTATTTTTCAAAACGTCACATTTCAGGACAAAAAACCCAAAATGGACCTCCTGCTAGAAACAAATGGCAGCAAAGAATATCGCTTGGCTTTTGCAGAAGGGCAATATCTAAAGGAGCATACAACAGCTGCATCAATTATTGTGGAAATTGTCGAAGGCAATATTGATTTTGGCGTTAACGGAAGCAAAATCAGTCTAACGAAAGGCATGTTAGTGACATTAGAGCCGAATGTACCGCACGATCTCTTTGCCATTACCCAAAGTATCGTCCGGCTGTCTATTCATAAAAAAGACTAAAGAAGAATCTAGGTGACTTAACGGTCTTTGAGTTCAATAACCTCCAGGTTCTCAATTTTATCTTTATTGATCTCAAACCGCATTAATGTCCTTACTTTGTGCCAGCCCTGCTTACCTGCCGCCCCAGGGTTAAGATGGAGACAATGGATCTTGGGGTCGAAGATAACCTTTAAGATATGTGAATGTCCAGTAATAAATAATTTAGGTGGATTTTTCATCAATTCCCCTTTTATGCGTGCAGCATATTTCCCCGGATAACCACCAATATGTGTCATAAATACGTCCACTTCCTCACACCTAAACCTCAAATCTTCTGGAAATTGTAAACGAATTTCCTGACCATCAATGTTTCCGTATACTCCGCGCAGTGGCTTAAAAGCGGCTAACCGATCCGCAACATCAGGATCACCAAAATCGCCCACATGCCATATCTCGTCGCAGGCTGCAAAATGAGTAAATACAGCTTCATCTAAAAAAGAATGTGTATCCGAGAGTAATCCGATCTTTGTCATCACTTAAAAAGCTAAAAAATAAGGTGCCAAGGCATTTCGATAAGCTTCTGAATAAATACCCTTGGCGGCATAAATAACAAACGTACGTTGAGCGAGCAGTTCGACGCGTAAGCGTTCAAATGTAACGATTTTCCGAATGGCCGACTCCCCTTCAAAGGAGCTTATTTGTACTTCACTGGAACAGTATAATCCCCTTTCCGCCGAAATTTTAGTCAACGTTTCCGCTAATGCCGTTGGAACGATCAACACTAATTTTCCCCGATCCGATAAACGTAAAGCGGCGAAATCCAGCAGTTCAGCAAAAAAATCCAGATCGGTATGTCGCGCCAGCTTCTTGCGTTCATCCGGGTTATGTAAGGAATCTGTATAAAAGGGTGGATTTGATACGATCAGATCGTAATGCCCTTGTACATCCATTTGTTGAAAGGAGGAAGCATGCAGCACTAAACGTTCCTGGAAAATGGAATTACGGAAGTTTCTGTCAGCCATCGCAGCAGCCAAAGGGTCAATTTCGACAGCCTCTACCCTACTGTCTACGAGCCGTTGAGCCAACATCAATGCAATGACTCCCGTACCTGTACCTACGTCCAGTATCCGGTCCACAGGTTCTACTTCCAGCAAGGAAGCCAGCAGTACACCATCTGTGTTAATTTTCATTGCACAGTCAGACTGATCAACCTCAAACTGTTTAAACCGAAATATCGACGCCATACATCAAAGATAAAACTTTTAGAACCTTTGGTACAAACAAACCAGTGTATCCTGCAATTTATTTGCTAATTTAGTCAGCAACAAATCTATATAAGCCATGAATATCCGTCAGCTTGCTTTTATGATATTGATCATCATCGGTGTGCTTCCTACAAAACTATTGCATGCACAAGAGAATTGTGACCGGCATACAACTGAAATACTTCCCTTATTGACAAAAACATTGAACAACAATGACTTTGACAAAATTGATCCTTTACTCAATAGTATACAAGCTAGCTGTGGTACCAACGAGTTTGTACAGCGTTTACGTATTCTTATATACATCATTGAAAAAAAGAATACCACAACAGAGATCAAAAATTATATAGACAATCAATTCGATAAAAATTTTCTACAAAGACTGGATGCGGCAGACCAGGACGATTTTACAACACAATACGAACAGCATAAGGAAAAATACAATTTCGTGCCATTAAGACATCCCCTGGAGGGCATGATAAAAGTAAGAGCCAAAGCCCTGCTTGCTTCCGATAGTTATACGTTAACCGATCAGGAAAAAACTATTTTAGAGCTTTTTTCAGATACTGAAGTTGCCAATGCCGTACAAGACCAACAAGCTAACGAACAAGATAATCAACAGCGGTTTCCAGTCCCCAAAGTGTACAGAGATAGACAGAAAGCCAAACTGGGCTATGTTCCTTCAATCGGCGTAGTCACCCCACTTGGCGGAGCCAACAAAATTTTCGGAACCAACATAAACTTTGGATTTATGCTGATGAGCTCGCTGGAAAGAAAATTTATTTTCGAAGGTGGCTTCAAGGTGCGCATCAACTCAAACGACCGCAATATTGATTACAATTACGAGGGCTCCAATGTTTCGGTCAATTCTTCAGCGACCGCATTTATGGGCGGTGCTGTAGGTTACAAAGTTTTTGACAACGACAAATTTATACTG
The DNA window shown above is from Sphingobacterium thalpophilum and carries:
- a CDS encoding AraC family ligand binding domain-containing protein, translated to MQTASIFQNVTFQDKKPKMDLLLETNGSKEYRLAFAEGQYLKEHTTAASIIVEIVEGNIDFGVNGSKISLTKGMLVTLEPNVPHDLFAITQSIVRLSIHKKD
- a CDS encoding metallophosphoesterase translates to MTKIGLLSDTHSFLDEAVFTHFAACDEIWHVGDFGDPDVADRLAAFKPLRGVYGNIDGQEIRLQFPEDLRFRCEEVDVFMTHIGGYPGKYAARIKGELMKNPPKLFITGHSHILKVIFDPKIHCLHLNPGAAGKQGWHKVRTLMRFEINKDKIENLEVIELKDR
- a CDS encoding tRNA1(Val) (adenine(37)-N6)-methyltransferase, with product MASIFRFKQFEVDQSDCAMKINTDGVLLASLLEVEPVDRILDVGTGTGVIALMLAQRLVDSRVEAVEIDPLAAAMADRNFRNSIFQERLVLHASSFQQMDVQGHYDLIVSNPPFYTDSLHNPDERKKLARHTDLDFFAELLDFAALRLSDRGKLVLIVPTALAETLTKISAERGLYCSSEVQISSFEGESAIRKIVTFERLRVELLAQRTFVIYAAKGIYSEAYRNALAPYFLAF